In Campylobacter concisus, a single window of DNA contains:
- the tgt gene encoding tRNA guanosine(34) transglycosylase Tgt, whose amino-acid sequence MKFEVIKKDGNARRGILTTAHSVIQTPVFMPVGTVGAVKSLDAFDMSEILDAKIILANTYHMYLRPGSKAVREFGGLHGFSKFERSFLTDSGGFQAFSLRSNTKNDDGGIKFKSHIDGSTHYFTPRSVLDTQYDLGSDIMMILDDLVALPAEPKRIDLSIKRTIKWAKEAIDYHKFMQSKGVGLNQNIFGIVQGGTDYEARKFCAEALNELPFDGLAIGGLSVGESNEAMYDTVEAVMPFMDELRPRYLMGVGTPEDLVENVERGVDMFDCVMPTRNARNGTLFTSFGKINIKSAKFINDHAPIDPACQCYTCKRYSRGYLNHLFKARELTFFRLASLHNLHYYLNLMKGMREAIERGEFTKFKKNFYAKRVKNEL is encoded by the coding sequence ATGAAATTTGAAGTTATAAAAAAAGATGGAAATGCAAGGCGTGGTATCCTAACAACTGCCCACAGCGTGATACAAACCCCAGTTTTCATGCCAGTTGGCACGGTTGGCGCGGTTAAAAGCTTAGACGCCTTTGATATGAGTGAAATTTTAGACGCAAAGATAATTTTAGCAAACACCTACCACATGTATCTGCGACCTGGTAGCAAGGCCGTGCGCGAGTTTGGCGGGCTTCATGGATTTTCTAAGTTTGAGCGTTCATTTTTGACTGATAGCGGTGGATTTCAAGCATTTTCACTTAGATCAAATACCAAAAACGATGATGGCGGGATAAAATTTAAAAGCCATATCGACGGCAGTACGCACTACTTCACGCCAAGATCCGTCCTTGACACACAGTACGATCTAGGTAGCGACATTATGATGATACTTGATGATCTAGTTGCCTTGCCTGCTGAGCCAAAAAGAATCGATCTAAGTATAAAACGAACGATAAAATGGGCAAAAGAGGCGATTGATTATCATAAATTTATGCAAAGCAAGGGCGTTGGGCTAAATCAAAATATCTTTGGCATCGTTCAAGGTGGTACCGACTACGAGGCACGTAAATTTTGCGCCGAAGCTTTAAATGAACTGCCATTTGATGGCCTTGCGATAGGAGGGCTAAGCGTTGGCGAGAGCAACGAGGCGATGTATGACACTGTTGAGGCGGTTATGCCATTTATGGATGAGCTAAGGCCGCGTTATCTAATGGGCGTTGGTACACCTGAAGATCTCGTGGAAAACGTAGAGCGAGGCGTTGATATGTTTGACTGCGTTATGCCAACAAGAAATGCAAGAAACGGCACGCTCTTTACTAGCTTTGGCAAGATAAATATAAAATCAGCTAAATTTATAAACGACCACGCACCAATCGACCCGGCTTGCCAGTGCTACACCTGCAAGCGCTACTCCAGAGGCTATCTAAATCACCTTTTTAAGGCGAGGGAGCTCACATTTTTTAGGCTAGCAAGCCTTCACAACCTGCACTACTATCTAAATTTAATGAAAGGGATGAGAGAGGCAATAGAAAGAGGCGAATTTACTAAATTTAAGAAAAATTTTTATGCTAAAAGGGTAAAAAATGAGCTATAA
- a CDS encoding MlaE family ABC transporter permease, giving the protein MQKKNDVIFIVTNGTQTIKFIGEFSYKDAKNLQSILKKIQKLNSNVKFDFSELKSIDYAVLILLRNALNGKKFEIITNDEKIKAMGDFLNDEKIDFNYMPPHNSLNFFSRLGEKICEGFVNLAEFGTFLGEFLIKSVKILFNPASLRFREFSNYIKDGGVNAVFIVSLTAFLIGVVLAYLGSAMLASFGASIFIVEIMGMLTLREVAPLIAAIVIAGRSASSFTAQIGAMKLTEEIDAMKTMGFEPFNFLVLPRIIAMVLCVPVIIFIADSISILGQMIICQTILDISFSDYLNRFREMVELRHFAVGMIKAPFFGAVIAIIGCMRGFGVSQNAQSLGAMTTVSVVNAIFWVIALDAFFAIIFMWLKI; this is encoded by the coding sequence TTGCAAAAGAAAAATGATGTCATTTTTATAGTGACAAATGGCACTCAGACTATAAAATTTATAGGTGAGTTTAGCTACAAAGACGCAAAAAATTTACAAAGCATTTTAAAAAAAATTCAAAAACTTAATAGCAATGTTAAATTTGATTTTAGTGAGCTAAAAAGCATTGATTATGCTGTTTTGATACTTTTAAGAAATGCGCTAAACGGTAAGAAATTTGAGATCATCACAAATGACGAGAAGATAAAGGCAATGGGCGATTTTTTAAATGATGAAAAGATTGATTTTAACTACATGCCGCCGCACAATAGTCTAAATTTCTTCTCACGACTCGGTGAAAAAATTTGTGAAGGTTTTGTGAATTTAGCTGAGTTTGGCACGTTCTTGGGCGAATTTTTAATAAAAAGCGTAAAAATTTTATTTAATCCAGCCAGCCTTAGATTTAGGGAATTTAGTAACTACATAAAAGATGGCGGCGTAAATGCCGTTTTTATCGTCTCGCTCACCGCTTTTTTGATAGGTGTTGTGCTTGCATATCTTGGTAGCGCGATGCTCGCAAGCTTTGGGGCAAGTATATTTATAGTCGAGATCATGGGGATGCTGACGCTTAGAGAGGTGGCCCCACTCATCGCTGCTATCGTCATCGCAGGCAGGTCGGCTTCTAGCTTTACAGCGCAAATTGGCGCTATGAAGCTAACTGAAGAGATAGATGCGATGAAGACAATGGGCTTTGAGCCATTTAACTTCTTGGTCTTGCCGCGCATCATCGCGATGGTTCTTTGCGTGCCTGTCATCATCTTTATAGCTGATAGCATAAGCATTTTAGGACAGATGATCATTTGCCAAACTATTCTTGATATTAGTTTTAGCGACTATCTCAATAGATTTCGCGAGATGGTCGAGCTTAGGCACTTTGCTGTTGGCATGATAAAGGCTCCATTTTTTGGTGCGGTAATTGCGATCATTGGCTGCATGAGGGGATTTGGTGTGAGTCAAAATGCCCAAAGCCTTGGAGCAATGACAACAGTTAGCGTCGTAAATGCGATATTTTGGGTCATCGCACTTGATGCCTTTTTTGCGATAATTTTTATGTGGCTAAAGATATGA